DNA from Quercus lobata isolate SW786 chromosome 1, ValleyOak3.0 Primary Assembly, whole genome shotgun sequence:
taaaaaatatgtccaaatataaaatttaattaattatttaattgccGTATCCACGCCGTGTCCtatccttatttttcaaaaattgtcgtATTGCCGTGTCCATGTCCGTGCATCATAGGTCATAACCAGAAATCACTGTTTGTATAAATTGCTTAATAATTTGACTGTAAGAATGTCAATTTCTAATCTACTTGCATGTGAGCCTATTACAGCAGCTGCCTAATATATCAGTTATCTCAAGAAAGCTGCCAAGAATTTTTCTCATGATTCTTTGGAGTTGTCTGGTGTCAAGCTTACTACTCCATCTTCGAAATTTacttataaacttataattacTTAGAAGTCAAAAAGTAGACAATCTTGCATCTCATCGTGTTAATTTGCTGCTTGATAAAACAAATCCCTTCTATTGAGATACTATACAATTGAATTAGGGCCAATGAAGATTTAACACAAAAACTGCACACACATACAGTGCAAATGATGAAACTTGTGGTCATAGACATGACaattgaaaaatacaagaaGCTTACTAAATATCTTTGATATATAGGCCTCTGATGTAACTAATATTGAATATAGCAATTTGGAGCAGATTTCTCatctatttcaaattttaattagcATAACACAACCATTAAATTTCTCGATCTTAAATCTCTAAGAcctagcaaaaaattaaatgagaaatAATTTCCATttgtttgaaccaaattttacATGGAGTACTCGAAACAAAGTATGAAGTAACGAAAAATAATTCCATgaattttctaaaagaaaattgaatttgatCACATAAACAAGGAAAATATGCTCAGATGTAAATTTCTGCTAAAGAAATTCAAATGCGATTGTCCGTAATTGAAGTTGAAAGACAGAAAATTGGAATTCTAATGATGATTACCAAAAGAAGCGAGTCCTGCTCAATGATTTCAGCTTCCTTCACTTTCTGCGCTACAAATTAAGGAAAACGATTGCGTTACAGTGAGATTCTAAAGCGAATGATCAATTAGAAATCGAAATAGGGAAATCGATGATGAGCTCAGTTTTCTGAGAAATGTGAAATGAAAATCATGGGGAAATCgatgaaaaagtgtgggtaaaccaaaaaaacaaaaaaatcaaagacgAAATTAGGGTTTGTGATTCGTACCTAATCGGAGCTGAGAAAAACAACGCCAAGAGAGATGAAGAGTCACAAAACCGAGACCGTACCTAATCAGAGCGTGCGATTACATACCTAATCGATGATCGTTGAACTCTATGAGATCTTCATGATCGTCGAGCTTTATGAGATTTCCATGCGCTTTGTGAGATTTCTATGCTTTCTTAGCTTTAGGCTTTTAGTGAAAGAGTGATAAGAGCTCTATGTGTTTGTTGGTTACGTTTTGggctatatttttaaattttgttgggcCCTTTTTCAAgggatgaaaattttgttatagGGGTTTTTTCAAGGGCtgaaaaatttgtaatattttatcaaGGGTTGTGAGCTGAAAAAATTggcgcattttttttttttttttcacatttaagtgtgttttaacttattttgaggGACCAAATAACCtttgaaataaagtaatatagCCTACCTCATTTGTATTTATAGATTGTATCGACAGATTTTAGTAAACCCTCGATAAAAGAGGGTTGAAATAACTAAAGTTTGTTGTAGTAATTTGAGCATTTGCATTAGGGGTGTCTACACCCtcagttgctattttacaacccaAGACAGCAAATTCCCACTTCATTCGAGTTTGTATAcctaaaaaagtttgtaacatATGAATAGTAAGGTTGCATATAGTAATATTCATAagttataaggaaaaaaaataatactatttaATCTTGTAATTGtgtgtgaaaagaaaaagatagtgggaggaaagagagagataagaatactttttattattttattaagtagtttatattattttattagattatatataaaaataaaaactaggaTGTAGAGTGAGTTATAAAATGAgttgataaaatagataaaatagtatttgaggatgcaaaataagtttttttttgcatcatcGATGCTATTGCTTACTCATATAGTAGTACCTATGCTATGTGTTTGGAGCCCATGAATATCCAGGTATAGAGTTCTTCCCTTACGTGTCCAAGTTAGCTTGGTTAATGCGAAAAAACAAGGTAAGGTTTTTCTTAAgtacatatttttcatgttaatATTGGCTTAAGTCAGTGACAAAATTATATTTCGGTATAAAGTACTTTATCAAACAATGGTCAGAGTTGCCTCAGCTACATATACATGACCTCCATGCGACCTGCACAACTTGCGAAAGACATTTGGTAGAAGATCCAAGTGGTTCTCTGACAAGGCATTTCGCGATTTGCCATGTCACAACCGGCAtgcaaacaaaattttctattttttcctaATATGCTTTTTTAGCCTTTTCCAATAGTCCAACATTCACAACCTGTGCATGCTGAAAGTGGCTAGAGAGTGGGATCTAACTATAAACATTATGAGAGACCTTATTTAATTCCATCTATCTTGTAGAAAAAGAGAGAGCCTTTACCCCCAAGTGTTTGAAAAGCTCCCAACCTCTCTTCATTCTAACATCCTCGAGAGAAATTTTATTACCTTCACCTCCTACACAATTTCTTAGATGTTGTGAGTATGTGTGTTAGGAAACTATAAGAGCCATTACAAATCCTATTGGTGGCTTTAAGTTAGCGGCTCAATGGTGGTATCCCTGGCAAGGCAAGCTAGTTGAAGAAAGGACTCTGAGAAGTCAGTCGCTAGTTGGAGTTTGGAAGGCTAAGTACATGGAGTAATATGAGCTTGGAGAGTACTACAACCATTCATCTAGTTGAAATTTTCCAATGGTGTGGTCAGTGGGGAGGTTTTTCCGTCGAGTGCTTGAGTTTTCTTCTTAAACGCAACTTTATCTTTGCTTTGGTTTGCTTTATTTTCTACATTTTCGTATGGTCATTTATATGTTTTAGTTTATACTTGTTTATGCTTGCAATAAGAAATTTGGTTAATCACATACGCTTGAATAAGAGACAATTTGATAGTTTtagattaaaaattatttaagccCAAATTTGTGTTATAGGGGTCTAAATTAATGCTGGGTGATCATAACATTTCGCAAATTTTATGCTCAAACCTTTTGATGGTATACCATGTATACATGTTTTCTACCaaaacattaaatttaaaaataaaaataaacaaaacaaatctatCAGGTTAATTGACAATGGTTGTATGTTTCAGATAATGCTGGCATTCTAGTGTCATCCATCTGAAGTACACACTTTGTCACTTAATAATTTCTACGaccccaaaagaaagaaagagagttttacaaaaaatatattgtacAGGATTCCTAAACCGGAACCCAACAAGAGGAAGCATAGACAATCCGGCCTTTCCATCCCTGGAGCATCCAGTGGTTGTCTTCATCAAGAATAAAATCCTTGTGGTACCATGCCTTCATCTTAGCcctgaataaactcatgatctCTTGGTTCAAAGGGAGCAGCTTGAACCCAGCCCTTGAAATTCGGACTTGACTCTGCTTGTATGTTTCAGGCCTCTCAACCCTCTCTAAGCCTTCGCATGCAACAACATTCATAGCCTCCCTCCCaacaaactctctctcaaacttcAACCTCTGTGGATTGTCACGGGGTATAGTAACATCAAATACATCATATAATGCAGAGAAGTGGAAAAGTGCTTCTCGGAACCTCGTGAGAAAGAAGGGGGCATTATAAAACCCATTAATaatagaattaataaaaatatcagGTTTCATCCTCCTGATTAAGTTTAAAACTGCATCCCTTGGACTGGTCCCTTCAACTGTTTCATCAAGTAGGTTCTTCATCCGGAATGCACAATTCACAGCAAGCACCTCATTCCTCTCAATCTTAAGCTCCTCAATTCGAATAGTTTCCCAGTTCTGTGATGCTATAGCATTGTATTCAAAAGGAACATTAAACCGGTTGCAGTACTTTTCCAAGCGACGACCAGTCTCCTCAATGCACTCTGCTGGACGGAATCCAGGTTGGGGAAGATCAATCCCTGTAATGCGTAGCTTGGGAGCTCCTTCAGGTCTTTTTGAGAGAAATTGGATCAGAAGTGGCCACTGGAAACCATATTGGATACCAAAATCTACAATATGAAGAGTAGTTTCTTTCTCTGCTGcatgaaaaatcattttattagaAAAGGAATATGAGATCCTCTTGAAAGGGCAGGCTGAAAGATGAACTTGGTAAGCTTTCAACTTTTCAAGAGTTGACGATACCCTATTGGAAGTGTAAAACATTTGAGTTCCTACACTAGTGCCAGCCAAGCGTGCCTCAAGACCATTAGCAAAGAAATGAGCCAATCTCTGAGATCCATCACCAAAAGGGGTTGAGTGTTGCCTAACCTGCTTCAATAACTCTTTAGCCGTTCTACCGTCACCTGTGGAGACAGCTTGTGCACATAGAATCAAAAGACTCCTCAAATCAACTGTCTCCTTCTTCTTCCCTTGCTTCTTATTACGACTACCTTTCCCACCATTACCTCCTTGTGCCTGCCCCTTTGTCTGCGGTGAGGCCTTGCTAGCATCATTCTGCAAAGGCTCACAATTATCACCATACAGTGAAGCAGGCGCATCAATACAAAGCAAAACCTTATCAAGCATTTCTGATAACTCAGTCTCCTCAGACTCATCTACATAAACTGCAGTCTGCTTATTGCTCCTACCTTCTTCTAATTCTATCTCTTCCCTCTCACGATTCTTCCTTCCTCTCGACCCATCCGAtgattcactctctttctcaccCTTCACCACCAGAGATTCTACCTTTAGATCCTCTCCCTTCAACTCAGTCGAAGAAACCGTGTTGCTCTCCAAATCAATAACCAAATTATTACTCTTAGGAAGGAACTTACTAGCTTCCTCTAACCCCCTCCTAAATTGCAATATTGATTCACTATTAGTAAAAATATTCTGAGCCATAACCTCCAACCCATCACCAAAATGATTGACACTATCATCTGACAAATTCCCAAAAAACTGTGATTGATCAGTGGGATTGAAATTAGACTGAACAGCATTATACTCACCCAGAATAGGAGGCGGTGATAAAGAAGGCTGGTAGTTTTGCTCACCAAGATCACTTAGACATAGAGCATCATTGACAGTACTAGAACTACTTGTACTATTAGTACCATAATCACCACTGCTTGATGAAAGCCCAGGACTCTCACCGCTATTTTGATTTGGTAAAGGAGGGTTTTTTTGACCAAGAGCATCATAGAAAGATTTCTCAGTGTCTTTTAGACCCAAAGGGTCATAAAACATGCAGGGCTTGTTTTCAATGTTCTCTTCCATAAGAATCTGATTCATGTACTTGAAAACCGTTTCAGAGAAATCATTGTCGTCCGGGGACGTCGTCGAGTCTGCCTGTAACATAGGCGGCATAACAACATGTGGTGGATCATATGGTTGACCCTCTGGACCACCGGTGGTGGTGATCGAGGGCTCAAAACCAGTGGGACCCAGATCAACATCAGACAAAAGATTTGGACCTTCATGGAAGTTAAGGTCTGTAGTAGGAAGAGGAGAGAGTTGATTGAATGTGTACTCGTCTATAAGATTTGAGAACTGATCCTCAGAATTTGGCGACATAGCAGAAAAACCGTTTACGAAATCAAAGTTTGAATCCATAATTTACAGGGTCAAACAAAGCCAAGAAAGAGTAACTAGCTGATTTTATGTCTCAAACTGATTTGGGAAACTAAAATCTGAGACTTACTAAACATTAAAGACTACCTAATATTCAGATCAAAGACTAggatctccaaaaaaaaaaaaacatatataggcgtacagaaaaagaaaaaaagaaaaagacttgaagaagaagaaccttAGATACCCATGATTTACGTGAACAAGTGGAGCAGAGAAGATTCAAACTCAAGCGGAAGAGGAAGATGAGAAAGTGAGTGAGACAGGGACGAAGGTAGCGTAAGTAACTCAGAATCCAAATAGCTCTCAGGATTTTCTGTGACAGAGGAAAATCGAAGCCTCTAGATTTGGATACTTCTCCCAATTAATATAGGAGAGATATTTTTTAAGACTAGTAAAGAGAGGCTGCTATTAGTTAGTGGGAAATAttaaagaattattttattacggTGAGGAACTTTCGTGGAACGAAGTGAGTAGTGAACAGTGACTAGCGAGTCAAACAGAAGGGTGTCCACCCCAAACATCATCACCCCTACACTAACCATCGCTAATATAATAAG
Protein-coding regions in this window:
- the LOC115986689 gene encoding scarecrow-like protein 34 → MDSNFDFVNGFSAMSPNSEDQFSNLIDEYTFNQLSPLPTTDLNFHEGPNLLSDVDLGPTGFEPSITTTGGPEGQPYDPPHVVMPPMLQADSTTSPDDNDFSETVFKYMNQILMEENIENKPCMFYDPLGLKDTEKSFYDALGQKNPPLPNQNSGESPGLSSSSGDYGTNSTSSSSTVNDALCLSDLGEQNYQPSLSPPPILGEYNAVQSNFNPTDQSQFFGNLSDDSVNHFGDGLEVMAQNIFTNSESILQFRRGLEEASKFLPKSNNLVIDLESNTVSSTELKGEDLKVESLVVKGEKESESSDGSRGRKNREREEIELEEGRSNKQTAVYVDESEETELSEMLDKVLLCIDAPASLYGDNCEPLQNDASKASPQTKGQAQGGNGGKGSRNKKQGKKKETVDLRSLLILCAQAVSTGDGRTAKELLKQVRQHSTPFGDGSQRLAHFFANGLEARLAGTSVGTQMFYTSNRVSSTLEKLKAYQVHLSACPFKRISYSFSNKMIFHAAEKETTLHIVDFGIQYGFQWPLLIQFLSKRPEGAPKLRITGIDLPQPGFRPAECIEETGRRLEKYCNRFNVPFEYNAIASQNWETIRIEELKIERNEVLAVNCAFRMKNLLDETVEGTSPRDAVLNLIRRMKPDIFINSIINGFYNAPFFLTRFREALFHFSALYDVFDVTIPRDNPQRLKFEREFVGREAMNVVACEGLERVERPETYKQSQVRISRAGFKLLPLNQEIMSLFRAKMKAWYHKDFILDEDNHWMLQGWKGRIVYASSCWVPV